A genomic stretch from Schistosoma haematobium chromosome 4, whole genome shotgun sequence includes:
- the SPATA18_2 gene encoding Mitochondria-eating protein (EggNog:ENOG410VAN5~COG:S), whose translation MLAHELICAQIEPSFRIFERFKSWEKESKVNSLTDNTTVCCELIEANASLQHELFKILRLFVTQGSLCTESNKVFPEAFVEETIKKSYRSPVMISENNFRQNQRDLHSCTNIHPTAKDYRNNLDYSKSLPSLENEILERDDDIYPQESDNSFISNDHLVKFVEDKNVTSHLQSWLSPLVSRYNDLFTNLRVSCMDHLQSLGQSDCARNQRLIFHAVQAGFTVTGHVIHRLPSYTQKENYVSRNVGERQFSASDISLNADQLDKLVAATFRRLSRHAPPECACHTSITSMSGTNIKRPISIRRPVTSQELTALDNLLKEVCCLAWHLLAGKKSPQLDIESDGVQSTWYADVDKAAKPGDPYNDKCYRRSYDSDPSAGQVHHYIWPCLILYNQRPTEIQQRFQSTKMDKTNRCKSVKACILVKGEACTRNPIYAASQKDKAAALLNHEYSCQNVCRCTSPQKYGRSRSASIRRV comes from the exons ATGCTTGCTCATGAGTTAATATGCGCTCAAATAGAGCCATCTTTCCGCATTTTTGAGAGATTCAAAAGTTGGGAAAAAGAATCTAAA GTAAACAGCCTTACTGATAATACTACGGTCTGTTGTGAGCTAATTGAAGCTAATGCTAGTTTGCAGCATGAATTGTTCAAAATTTTAAGGTTGTTCGTGACACAAG gTAGCCTTTGTACAGAAAGTAACAAAGTATTTCCTGAAGCCTTTGTTGAGGAAACAATTAAAAAGTCTTATCGGTCACCGGTAATGATTTCAGAAAATAACTTCCGTCAAAATCAGAGGGACTTACATTCATGTACCAATATACATCCGACGGCAAAAGATTATCGTAATAATTTGGATTATTCGAAAAGCTTACCAAGTTTAGAAAATGAGATTTTAGAACG TGATGATGACATTTATCCTCAGGAAAGTGATAATTCTTTCATTTCTAATGATCATCTGGTGAAATTTGTTGAAGATAAAAATGTTACAAGTCATCTTCAAAGTTGGCTTTCTCCTTTGGTTAGCCGATATAATGATCTATTCACGAATTTACGAGTGTCGTGTATGGATCATCTACAATCATTAGGTCAATCTGATTGTGCAAGAAATCAACGCTTGATTTTTCACGCGGTTCAA GCCGGCTTCACTGTCACCGGCCATGTGATCCATCGTCTTCCCAGTTACactcaaaaagaaaattatgtGTCAAGGAATGTTGGTGAGCGACAATTCTCCGCATCAGACATATCGCTCAATGCTGATCAATTAGATAAACTTGTAGCCGCAACATTCAGGCGTCTTTCACGTCACGCTCCACCAGAATGCGCATGTCATACTTCAATTACTTCGATGAGTGGGACAAATATTAAACGGCCTATTTCCATAAGACGACCTGTGACATCTCAGGAACTGACTGCTTTAGATAACCTCCTAAAGGAAGTTTGTTGTCTTGCTTGGCACCTACTGGCTGGAAAAAAGAGTCCACAACTAGATATTGAATCAGATGGAGTTCAATCTACTTGGTATGCAGATGTGGATAAAGCTGCCAAACCTGGTGATCCATACAATGACAAATG TTATCGAAGAAGCTATGATTCAGACCCATCTGCTGGTCAAGTTCACCATTACATTTGGCCATGTTTAATTTTATATAATCAAAGACCTACTGAAATTCAACAGCGATTTCAATCAACAAAAATGGATAAGACTAATAGATGTAAATCGGTTAAAGCATGTATTTTGGTGAAAGGAGAAGCATGTACACGTAATCCAATATATGCAGCATCGCAAAAAGATAAAGCTGCTGCTTTATTAAATCATGAATATTCTTGTCAGAATGTGTGTAGATGCACGTCACCGCAGAAATATGGTAGATCAAGATCAGCATCAATTCGGAGAGTCTAG
- the SPATA18_2 gene encoding Mitochondria-eating protein, variant 2 (EggNog:ENOG410MYRX~COG:S) has product MLAHELICAQIEPSFRIFERFKSWEKESKVIYTSFNLLQQVNSLTDNTTVCCELIEANASLQHELFKILRLFVTQGSLCTESNKVFPEAFVEETIKKSYRSPVMISENNFRQNQRDLHSCTNIHPTAKDYRNNLDYSKSLPSLENEILERLIQSQIQCDRLTNQLKAQSMEFIQPNIENKSIYSTQKRPRAMVDAESIVASPVSEYDLNKQVNERCDDDIYPQESDNSFISNDHLVKFVEDKNVTSHLQSWLSPLVSRYNDLFTNLRVSCMDHLQSLGQSDCARNQRLIFHAVQAGFTVTGHVIHRLPSYTQKENYVSRNVGERQFSASDISLNADQLDKLVAATFRRLSRHAPPECACHTSITSMSGTNIKRPISIRRPVTSQELTALDNLLKEVCCLAWHLLAGKKSPQLDIESDGVQSTWYADVDKAAKPGDPYNDKCYRRSYDSDPSAGQVHHYIWPCLILYNQRPTEIQQRFQSTKMDKTNRCKSVKACILVKGEACTRNPIYAASQKDKAAALLNHEYSCQNVCRCTKKHSVDNLFRKLCLFSKKNLEWSASINPYSYSVTNQLAVEFITFYVFYDHYYYYCSSIDCVYNLTKP; this is encoded by the exons ATGCTTGCTCATGAGTTAATATGCGCTCAAATAGAGCCATCTTTCCGCATTTTTGAGAGATTCAAAAGTTGGGAAAAAGAATCTAAAGTAATTTATACTTCTTTCAATTTACTGCAACAGGTAAACAGCCTTACTGATAATACTACGGTCTGTTGTGAGCTAATTGAAGCTAATGCTAGTTTGCAGCATGAATTGTTCAAAATTTTAAGGTTGTTCGTGACACAAG gTAGCCTTTGTACAGAAAGTAACAAAGTATTTCCTGAAGCCTTTGTTGAGGAAACAATTAAAAAGTCTTATCGGTCACCGGTAATGATTTCAGAAAATAACTTCCGTCAAAATCAGAGGGACTTACATTCATGTACCAATATACATCCGACGGCAAAAGATTATCGTAATAATTTGGATTATTCGAAAAGCTTACCAAGTTTAGAAAATGAGATTTTAGAACG CTTAATACAAAGTCAAATTCAATGTGATAGATTAACCAATCAACTAAAAGCTCAAAGTATGGAATTTATTCAAcctaatatagaaaataaatcaatttactCTACTCAAAAGCGACCCAGAGCTATGGTAGATGCTGAAAGCATAGTGGCTTCTCCTGTATCAGAATACGATCTTAATAAACAAGTAAATGAACGATG TGATGATGACATTTATCCTCAGGAAAGTGATAATTCTTTCATTTCTAATGATCATCTGGTGAAATTTGTTGAAGATAAAAATGTTACAAGTCATCTTCAAAGTTGGCTTTCTCCTTTGGTTAGCCGATATAATGATCTATTCACGAATTTACGAGTGTCGTGTATGGATCATCTACAATCATTAGGTCAATCTGATTGTGCAAGAAATCAACGCTTGATTTTTCACGCGGTTCAA GCCGGCTTCACTGTCACCGGCCATGTGATCCATCGTCTTCCCAGTTACactcaaaaagaaaattatgtGTCAAGGAATGTTGGTGAGCGACAATTCTCCGCATCAGACATATCGCTCAATGCTGATCAATTAGATAAACTTGTAGCCGCAACATTCAGGCGTCTTTCACGTCACGCTCCACCAGAATGCGCATGTCATACTTCAATTACTTCGATGAGTGGGACAAATATTAAACGGCCTATTTCCATAAGACGACCTGTGACATCTCAGGAACTGACTGCTTTAGATAACCTCCTAAAGGAAGTTTGTTGTCTTGCTTGGCACCTACTGGCTGGAAAAAAGAGTCCACAACTAGATATTGAATCAGATGGAGTTCAATCTACTTGGTATGCAGATGTGGATAAAGCTGCCAAACCTGGTGATCCATACAATGACAAATG TTATCGAAGAAGCTATGATTCAGACCCATCTGCTGGTCAAGTTCACCATTACATTTGGCCATGTTTAATTTTATATAATCAAAGACCTACTGAAATTCAACAGCGATTTCAATCAACAAAAATGGATAAGACTAATAGATGTAAATCGGTTAAAGCATGTATTTTGGTGAAAGGAGAAGCATGTACACGTAATCCAATATATGCAGCATCGCAAAAAGATAAAGCTGCTGCTTTATTAAATCATGAATATTCTTGTCAGAATGTGTGTAGATGCAC AAAGAAACATAGTGTTGACAATTTATTCAGAAAGCTTTGTTTATTCAGTAAAAAAAATTTGGAATGGTCTGCATCAATTAATCCTTATAGTTATTCTGTAACAAATCAATTAGCTGTTGAATTTATAACTTTTTATGTcttttatgatcattattattattactgtagtAGTATTGACTGTGTTTATAATTTAACAAAACCATGA